The segment TCTACGCAATGACCGTGCCTGCGCCCGCCGTGCGCGGCCGGATCACCGAAATCGACACATCCGCGGCGAGCGCGGTCCCCGGCGTCGTACGGATTCTCACCGCGGACGACTTCCCGCACGAGGTGGAAGAGGGTCCGTTTCCGGGCGCCGCGCGGCCAACGTTGAGGAGGACCGTCGTCTCCCGTGGCGAGCCCGTCGCGCTGGTGGTCGCCGAGACCCTCGAAGCCGCGATCGAGGCGGCGGAGGCCGTGCGCGTGAGCATCGACGACGAGCCCTTCGCGGTGCGGATCGACCAGCAGGGCGCTGTCCGCGAGGACGCGGAGGGCGTGCACGCCGGAGACGCCGCGGCGGCGCTCGCCTCGGCGGCGACGGTGATCGAGGCCGAGTACGTCTCGCCCACCCAGCATCACAATCCGATCGAGCTTCTATCGACGACCGCCGTCTGGGCGGACGGGCGGCTGACGATCTGGGAGGGCTCGCAGAACGTCGGCGCCATCAAGGCGGCCGTCGCCCAGTCGTTGCAGCTCGACCCGGCGATCATCGACGTGAAGAGCCCGACGGTCGGCGGCGCCTTCGGCCAGAAGGGGTGGACGCAGCGCCAGACCGCGATCGTCGCGCAGGCGGCGATCTTCACCGGCCGGCCGGTGAAGCTCGTGATGCCGCGGGCGCAGATCTTCCACGTCGCGACGCATCGGCCGCACATCGTCCACCGCATCCGGATGGGCGCCGACGAGGCCGGCCGGATCGCCGGCGTCGACTACGATGCGGCGCAGCAGAACTCGCGCGGCGGCGGCTTCCCGCCGGAGTACCATTTGGGTGCGATCCGGCTCTACGGGATCGACAACTACAACGGCACCGCCGCCGACATCCGGACCGACGTCCAGAGCCCCGGCCACATGCGCGCGCCCTACGAGCATCCGGCGTGCTTCGCGCTCGACTGTGCAGTCGACGAGATGGCGGCGGCGCTGGGCCGCGATCCTGTCGAATACCGCCTGGCGCACGACACGACGACGGACCCGGCCACCGGGCAGCCGATGTCCTCGCGCTTCCTCAACGAGTGCCTGACCGAGGGGGCGAAGCGGTTCGGCTGGGCCCGCCGCTCGCCGGCCCCCGGCTCCATGGTCGAGGCGGACGGGACCCTCGTCGGCTGGGGCGTCGCGGGCGGCACCTACCCCGCCCTCGTCCACCCCGTGTTGGCGACGCTGCGCGTCACGGCCGACGGTCGCACGCGGTTCGCGGTCGCGGGCCACGAGTTCGGCCAGGGCATCCGCACGGTGCTCGCGAACGTCCTCCTCGAGGCGCTGGGCGTCGAGGCGGACCGGCTGGAGATCCTGATCGGCGACACCACGGCCGCGCAGCAGCACCTGACGGCGGGCTCCTGGGGCAGTTTCAGCGCGGCGCCGGCGGCCGTCGCGGCGGCCGAGAAGATGAAGGCGGCGCTGGCCGAGTTGTTGGACGGCCGCCAGATCGGCGGCACCGTCCACCAGCAGCTCGCGACGGTGAAGCGGCCTTATCTCGAGGTCGAGGTGACGCAGTTCGGCCCCGGACAGGACTCGGCACTCCTCGACCAGTGGCGGCAGTACGGCTTCGCCGTCACCGGCCCGGTCTACCCGGGGTTCACGTCGATGAGCTACATCGCCCACTTCGTCGAGGTCCGGGTGGAACCGCGGACGCGGCGGGTGCGCGTGCCGCGCGTGGTCTCGATCGCCGATTGCGGTCGCGTGCTGAGCCCGCGCACGGCAGCGAGCCAGGTGCGCGGCGGCGTCATCTGGGGGATCGGCCACGCGCTGCGCGAGGCGACCGAGGTCGATCCGCGTTTCGGCGGCTATCTCAACTGCGACATCGCCGACTACGTGATGGCGGTGAACGCCGACATCGGCGACATTGATGTCGGCTTCATCGACCGGCCCGACCCGCACGCCAACGCGCTCGGCGCCAAGGGTCTCGGCGAGGTCGCGATGTGCGGCGTCTCGGCGGCAGTGGCGAATGCCGTGTTCCACGCCACCGGCCGCCGGCTGCGCACCCTGCCGATCCGCATCGAGGATCTCATGTAGGGGCGTCTCGCGAAGCCGATGCCGGCGCGGCCCCCTTCATGAGGTCGCGCCGGTGCGGTCTCGGCTTTCAACGGCCGCTCACCGCGTGGCTACCGGGAGCGGGTCGCGATGAAGCGCCAGTCGGCGAGGACGGCGAAGCGGTGCGGTTTCGCGCTGCGGATGTACGTCTCGCTGGCCAATACTCTCCTGAGATCGGCGAAGCGATCGTACCACACCACCGCGATGTCGTCCCACGCGTCGTCCTCGCCAACCATGATTCCGCCGAACTGCCTCCCCGCATAGAGGGGTTGGGGCGTGACGCCGACGTCGCCGCACGCCGCCATGAATCCACCGACATAGCCCTCGAAGTAGCCGGTGCGGGAATCGGACCTCGCGCCCTCGAAATTCTGCGGATAATCGGGGCGATCGCGAAACTTCAGAAGATTGACCATGACGACGGGGCCGTCGCCGGCCGCCTGTTCGGCAGCATCGAGGGCCGCCGGCGAAAGTTCGATGGAATGCATGATAGGCTCTGGCTAATGTGCTCGGCCGTGGGCTTTCGCGTGGAAGGTCTTTTCAGCTCGTTTTCGATTCTCGGCGATAGAGTACCGGACTGGCGCTGGCGTAGGTCGATACCGGGGCATTTCACCGTGTCAGATAGGTGCTGCATGGCTCATGGCCGACGAGGAATGGGATGCGACGCCTCTCATTCGGATCAGCGAATTTGGATTCGTAGATTCTAAGAGATTCTAATTCAGATGCGCCAATCGATTGATTTCGGTCTGGGATTGGGCCCCGTCCTGTCTTTATGGGGGCTTTGTCCTGTCTTTATGGGGGTACTATCCTGACCTGTTGGGGGAGGAAACCTGTCTTCGCTGGGGGAGCGGCGTCCCCTGACCTGACTTGACTAGGTGGGGTCAGGACAGGCAGTGTTGATACGAATCTATCCACGAATCGTAGATACCGAGTGTGTCTGAATGAGAGTAGCACATGGACGAGGATGACGCCTCCTCCGCCCGGCCCATGCGTGTGGCCGCCGTCTTGGCCCGGAAGGGAGGCGAGGACTTCGCCAAGCCGGGCAAGCTCGTAGAAGTCCGCTTCGTGAAGGGGCAGTCGCTCAGCCTTACGGCGTCGAGGCTCATGGCCTTGATGATCCTCGTGGCTGGCGGCGATGCCTGGCGTGACATCTCGCACCGCATGCGAAAGGCCGATATTCGCAGGAGCCACAAAGGCAACGAGCGCATCGTGGACATGCTGGAAGAGCTGCATCGAACCCTGTTCGCCGAAGACGATCTGTCGTGGCGTGGCAAGAAAGCGACGAAGCGGTTCAATCTGATTCAGGCCTCGTGGGAGGAAGTCGAAGAGGGCGACAAGGAGACCGGGTGGATCGAGTGGCAGTTCACTGCGGACGCGCGGCGTCTGATCCAGGAGTCGGAGACCTACGCCGTGATGAACCGCCAGGCGGTGCTGGGATTTCGCTCCGCCTACGCGCTAAAACTGTATGAAGAAGGCGCCTTGCGGCTGCATCGACGCCAGCCGGTCTGGAAAGTCGACATTGTCGGGTTGCGTGCGGCTCTGGGGATCGACGAGACCAAATACTCGGACTTCGCCCAGTTGAGGCGCAAGGTCCTCGTCGTGGCCAAGGGCGAGATCGACCAACTGGCTCACTTTACGGTCGATTGGACCGAGACGCGCCGTGGCCGCGCGGTCGCGGAACTGGAATTCCGGTTCACGCCGAAGGACGCGCCGGCGCAGATCATGACGGTCGACGAGGTCAGCCGGCACTCGGCGGGCCGCCGCGCTCGCAGGAGAGGCGAGGTCGAACGCGAGGTCGGGCCCCTTCCACCCGGCGTCGAGGCGCCAGAGTCCCCTGCCCCGCGAGCCGCGCCGGCACGGCAGCGAAGCGCCAAGTACGGTGCGGTGGTCTGGGATCGCTTTCCGGACGGCGGGCTTCAGTTCGGACCCACCGGCCAAGCGGCGCGCGAGATCGCGCTCAAGGTCGGCGGCGGATGGGATGTGGACCTGATCGCGGACGCCTATCGGGAACACATGGGAAGCCGATTGACGTCCCTGTCGGGAACGAAACTGGAGAAGTCTTGGAAGGGATTTTGCGAAGCGTTCTACGCGCGGCGGGGTCGTCCGTGACGCGAATTGCAGGGCTGCAATTCGGGGTTTGAAGGAAGCTGATGGCCCTATCCCTTGATCGGTCCGCAGCAAAGCTTTCCTATCGGGGTCCATCGCTCTGGGTCCTGCTTCCCGCCCGGGTTGCGCGACGTCCATGCCGAATACGTAGGTCCGGGATCCGGTGAGCCGGCCGACTTCGCCGATGGCCGAGGGACAGGATGGGCCTGCTCTCTCGGGGCTTCTTCGTGCAAGCGTCGAGACGGTCGGGCTATCGCGATCTCTTGAGGCGACGCGGCGAGGCGCATGCCGAGAATCCGCGCTGCGCCCCTTCTCCGTGTCACGCCATTTCCTTGGAGTGAACGATCGGATGATCCGCTGCGACGTTGCGGCCGAACCTCGTTGGGCGTGATTTGTATGAGACGACGTGATCGCCCGCGTGGTCGTCGAATGGAGCGCCCCCTAGCGGCGACGGGACCGTCTGAGCATCGTGCCGGTCGAATCGCTCGGCGCTCCGATCCGACGGCTGTGGCACTTCATCACGAACACGTCCATCGGGAGGCGGTCGTGCATATGTCTGCGAGAATGTTTTCGCTCGGACTGCCTTGGTGTCTCCGAACGCTCAACCGTCGATTGTTCGGCGCGCTGACGCTCTGTGAACGCCGTGTTCCGAAGCGGTTTGGCAGCGTGATCGGAGTGTCGCTCGCCACGGGAAATTGCAGGGCTTCAATTTCGGTTGTCCAGCGCTGGAGAATCGCCCATGAGTCGAAATCGGGAGTCGCGCTGTGGTCAACTTTCGAACTTGGAGGCGCCACCACCATTTTTCTGCAAGTGGCGCCATTCCGTGAAGATTATCGCAAGGGAGAGGCCGTTAGTGTATTGCCGACTCCGGCGACGCGCATTGCCCGCCGCGCCAGCGTCGAGGCGGTCTCTCGGCCCCCAAAAGGTCAGGATGGAGCGCCTGCTTTCCATTCGGATGTCGAAATGGGCCGGCTTTCACTTTTTGGGAGTGAATGTCTGTGAATGTGCAAATGCGGCCGTTGTGAGTGTGGCGGTGATTAGGTGCGACAGATGGCAACGACGATAGATGACGTGCGAATGACGGAGCTGCTCGACGTGGCATCTCTGGCGGGACGGTCCTCGACTGTCATCGAGAAGCTGCGCTCCGCGGCGCAGGGGGCGCGGGCCGCAGAGCGCCGGGAACCAACCTTTCCGATCGGAAAGGCGGCGGATCTCGTCGGACGCACCACGGCGGCCATCCGGGATGCTGAGAGCGACGGGCGCCTCGTCGCACCAGCGCGCGGGGAGAACGGGCGGCGTTTCGGCTACACGCTCGCTCAGCTGAACGACATGCGCGGGACGTTCGGCACACGTCCGTGGCGCGATGCGGACGACCCGTGCTCGATCGTCGCGGTGCAGAACTTCAAAGGCGGCGTGGGCAAATCGACGGTGTCGGTGCACCTGGCGCAATATCTGGCGATCCGCGGCTATCGCGTGCTCCTGATCGATTGCGACAGCCAGGCCTCGGCGACGACGCTGTTCGGCTACGTTCCGGACCTCGACCTTTCGGAAGGCGACACGCTCTATCCCTATCTGCGCGAGGGGGAGCGCGTCTCGCTGGACTACGCGATCCGCAAGACACACTTCGACGGGCTGGATCTCATCCCGGCGAACCTCAGACTGTTCCAGTCCGAATACGAGCTCGCGGCGCGCATGGCGCGAGGGCAGGGCACTCTGCTCAACCGGTTGGCTCAGGGTATCGCGTCGGTGCAGGACCTCTACGACATCGTCGTGTTGGACCCGCCGCCCGCGCTCGGCGCGATCTCGCTGTCGGTGCTGCGTGCGGCTAACGCACTCGTCGTCCCGGTGCCGCCCACGGTAATGGATTTCTCGTCGACCGCCGCGTTCCTAGCGATGCTGGACGAAACGATCGCCGAACTCGGATCACGGGATCTAGCCCCGCAGCTCTCGTTCCTCCGATTCGTGGCATCGAAGGTCGACGAGGGCAAGTCGATGCAGAAGGGGCTGCTCGACCTCATGCGCCAGCTCTACGGCAATTCGATGCTGCGCACGCCGCTCAAGGACTCGGCTGAGATCGACAACGCCACTGCGCGTCTGATGACGGTCTACGAACTGGACGGACCGATGACGAGCAAGGCCGTCCGCGATCGGTGCCTGACATATCTCGACGGGGTGAACGGCGAGATCGAACTCGAAATCCGCAGGACTTGGCCGAGCCATCTGGCCCGCTTACGCAAAGAGGGGCACGCATGACGGGCGTAAATTGCAGCCCTGCAATCAGCTTCGGGTGGGGCGTCGTATGAGCTCGAAAAACCGCAATTTCATGAGCGATCTGGCGTCCTCGGTCGAGCAGGCCACGGAGCCGGTGGACCGGTCGACACGGCGTGGGGGCGGTGTTCTGGGCGGGCGGAGCAACCGGCTCGCCGAGATCGCCTCGGGCGCGGCCGTCGACAATCCGCAGGAATTCGTCGATCCCGCACGGTGCCGGATCTGGGAGCGTCACAACCGGGACTATACCGCGCTCAACTACGATCGCTGTCGCGATCTCATCGATAGCATCCTGGCGCAGGGCAAGCAGGAGGTGCCGGCGATCGTCCGTCGTGTCTCCGACGACCGGCATTACGACTACGAGGTCATCTGTGGCGCGCGGCGCCACTGGAGCGTTCTGTGGTTGCGGCGAAACAACCATCCGGAAATCCGCTACCTCATCGAAGTGCGTACGCTTACCGATGAGCAGGCGTTCAGAATTTCTGACCTCGAAAACCGCGCCCGGGAAGATCTTACGGACCTAGAGCGTGCCAGAGATTATCTGAAGGCACTTGGCCTATACTATAACGGCCGGCAGAAGGATATGGCGAAGCGGATCAACCAGTCGGAGGCCTGGCTCAGCCGGTATCTCGACTTGGCACGGTTGCCGCCGGAGCTCGTCGAAGCATTTCCGGATCCGTACGAGCTGAAGATCTCGCACATTGGCGCCCTCAAACCGATCCTCAAGGCCGACGACATGCGCGCTGCCGTCCTGGTCGAGGCGCGCCGGATCAGCGAACAGCGTGACGGCGGGGTGGTGGGGGGACCGACCAACGCGCCAGAAATGATCCGCCGACTGGTCATCGCCGCCGAGCGGGTGGCGCGATCTGGCACACCGGCGAAGGCGCAGACAGCCCCCAAGAGGTCAGGAATTGGCTCGGGCACGATCTGCGACGACGCTGGTGCGCCGCTCTTGCGGGTCGATGGGAAGGATCGCAGGGCGCTGACGCTGACACTGTTCCACAAGGGGGGAGGGGACCGGGCCGCCGCCGAGGCCGCCCTCAGAGATCTGCTGGACCGGTACTGGCCCAAGCCATCGTAAGTGCCATTTCGCCACCCTCGCGTGCGAGCTTCTCAATCGGGCAAGTTCGGCACGAAGGCTGATGCCAAGATGACCATCCTGGCCGGCGCCACTCCGCGCTCGCTTACCTCTCACACATCAACTACGAAAGTGCCGTCAAGCTGCGCCTTTAATCAGTAACCTCTCATTAATGTTCGCTGAAATGGGGCAACTCCAACTCCACTTTGAACCCTACTGTAGG is part of the Acuticoccus sediminis genome and harbors:
- a CDS encoding AAA family ATPase, which produces MTELLDVASLAGRSSTVIEKLRSAAQGARAAERREPTFPIGKAADLVGRTTAAIRDAESDGRLVAPARGENGRRFGYTLAQLNDMRGTFGTRPWRDADDPCSIVAVQNFKGGVGKSTVSVHLAQYLAIRGYRVLLIDCDSQASATTLFGYVPDLDLSEGDTLYPYLREGERVSLDYAIRKTHFDGLDLIPANLRLFQSEYELAARMARGQGTLLNRLAQGIASVQDLYDIVVLDPPPALGAISLSVLRAANALVVPVPPTVMDFSSTAAFLAMLDETIAELGSRDLAPQLSFLRFVASKVDEGKSMQKGLLDLMRQLYGNSMLRTPLKDSAEIDNATARLMTVYELDGPMTSKAVRDRCLTYLDGVNGEIELEIRRTWPSHLARLRKEGHA
- a CDS encoding xanthine dehydrogenase family protein molybdopterin-binding subunit, which codes for MPVAPYPERERFDAREKVRGLAAYAADVRLAGMLYAMTVPAPAVRGRITEIDTSAASAVPGVVRILTADDFPHEVEEGPFPGAARPTLRRTVVSRGEPVALVVAETLEAAIEAAEAVRVSIDDEPFAVRIDQQGAVREDAEGVHAGDAAAALASAATVIEAEYVSPTQHHNPIELLSTTAVWADGRLTIWEGSQNVGAIKAAVAQSLQLDPAIIDVKSPTVGGAFGQKGWTQRQTAIVAQAAIFTGRPVKLVMPRAQIFHVATHRPHIVHRIRMGADEAGRIAGVDYDAAQQNSRGGGFPPEYHLGAIRLYGIDNYNGTAADIRTDVQSPGHMRAPYEHPACFALDCAVDEMAAALGRDPVEYRLAHDTTTDPATGQPMSSRFLNECLTEGAKRFGWARRSPAPGSMVEADGTLVGWGVAGGTYPALVHPVLATLRVTADGRTRFAVAGHEFGQGIRTVLANVLLEALGVEADRLEILIGDTTAAQQHLTAGSWGSFSAAPAAVAAAEKMKAALAELLDGRQIGGTVHQQLATVKRPYLEVEVTQFGPGQDSALLDQWRQYGFAVTGPVYPGFTSMSYIAHFVEVRVEPRTRRVRVPRVVSIADCGRVLSPRTAASQVRGGVIWGIGHALREATEVDPRFGGYLNCDIADYVMAVNADIGDIDVGFIDRPDPHANALGAKGLGEVAMCGVSAAVANAVFHATGRRLRTLPIRIEDLM
- a CDS encoding replication initiation protein; the encoded protein is MDEDDASSARPMRVAAVLARKGGEDFAKPGKLVEVRFVKGQSLSLTASRLMALMILVAGGDAWRDISHRMRKADIRRSHKGNERIVDMLEELHRTLFAEDDLSWRGKKATKRFNLIQASWEEVEEGDKETGWIEWQFTADARRLIQESETYAVMNRQAVLGFRSAYALKLYEEGALRLHRRQPVWKVDIVGLRAALGIDETKYSDFAQLRRKVLVVAKGEIDQLAHFTVDWTETRRGRAVAELEFRFTPKDAPAQIMTVDEVSRHSAGRRARRRGEVEREVGPLPPGVEAPESPAPRAAPARQRSAKYGAVVWDRFPDGGLQFGPTGQAAREIALKVGGGWDVDLIADAYREHMGSRLTSLSGTKLEKSWKGFCEAFYARRGRP
- a CDS encoding ParB/RepB/Spo0J family partition protein, coding for MSSKNRNFMSDLASSVEQATEPVDRSTRRGGGVLGGRSNRLAEIASGAAVDNPQEFVDPARCRIWERHNRDYTALNYDRCRDLIDSILAQGKQEVPAIVRRVSDDRHYDYEVICGARRHWSVLWLRRNNHPEIRYLIEVRTLTDEQAFRISDLENRAREDLTDLERARDYLKALGLYYNGRQKDMAKRINQSEAWLSRYLDLARLPPELVEAFPDPYELKISHIGALKPILKADDMRAAVLVEARRISEQRDGGVVGGPTNAPEMIRRLVIAAERVARSGTPAKAQTAPKRSGIGSGTICDDAGAPLLRVDGKDRRALTLTLFHKGGGDRAAAEAALRDLLDRYWPKPS